Genomic window ([Empedobacter] haloabium):
GGGGCGATGGATCATGGCATGCCGCGGCGGCGCAAGGGTTAACCCGCGGCTGTTGAGGGCTGGGGTCTTGGTGCTGGCTGGTAGGCCAGCACCGCTACGCAGGCGAAGAGCGGTGCTCTTCGAAACCCCTGCTGCCGCTCCCTTCAGGGACTGACCCCGAAGTTCTGCGTGCTTCGCTAGCGGCAATGGCAAACTTCGGGGTCAGTCCCCGTTGGGGACAGACCCCAAGGGCAGACCCCAAACGCCAACTTTGCCACTGTTGTAACTACGTTCCGCTTCATTATGCGGCATTGCAGCGAAATCAATAAGCCGCTATAATGAGCGGCCTAGTAAAAGTTCTTCGCAGGTAAGTTTGCTGAGAGTGCTTTCATCTGGCTGGCAGGACAAGAAGATGGGCAGTTGCCCATTTTTTTTTTGGTGATTCGTTTTAGAGGGTCTGGAAATTCGCTTCCCGGCCCCGATCTGGAGATTTTTCTTTGCAACTGCTGGATTTGATTGAGAAGACCGTTGGCGGTCTGGGCTACGAGCTGGTCGATTTCGAACGGGCCGAGCGTGGATTGCTGCGTGTGTATATCGACTTCCCTGCCGCGGACGCAGAAGAAAAAGGTCCGATCACGGTGGAAGACTGTGCCACGGTCAGCCATCAGCTGTCGCACGTGCTGACGGTCGAGAACGTTCCTTACGAACGGCTCGAAATCTCGTCGCCCGGCCTGGACCGGCCGCTGCGCAAGCTGAGCGATTTCGAGCGCTTTGCCGGCCACGAAGCCATCGTCAAGCTGCGCATGGCGCTGCCGGGCACCTCGAACCGCAAGTCCTACCAGGGCATTCTGCAACAGCCCGAAGGCGAGCAACTGGGTATTGAATTCGAAAGTAAAGATGGTCCTGCGGTGCTGAATTTCACGCTCGCGGATATGGATAAGGCACGCTTGGTGCCACAGGTGGATTTTAGGAGCCGCAAAGCATGAGTCGCGAAGTATTGTTATTGGTGGATGCGCTGGCGCGCGAGAAGAACGTCGACAAGGACGTGGTGTTCGGCGCGCTCGAGTTCGCACTGGCGCAGGCCACGAAAAAGCGCTATGAAGGCGAAGTGGACATCCGCGTTTCGATCGACCGCGATTCCGGCGAATTCGAATCGTTCCGCCGCTGGCACGTGGTGCCCGACGAAGCCGGCCTGCAACTGCCTGACCAGGAAGTGCTGCTGTTCGAAGCCAAGGAACAGATCCCCGATATCGAAGTGGACGAATACATCGAAGAACCGATCGAGTCCGTCGAATTCGGCCGCCGCTTCGCGCAGGACACCAAGCAGGTCGTGCTGCAGCGCGTGCGCGATGCCGAGCGCGAACAGATCCTGGCCGACTTCCTGGAGCGCGGCGACTCGCTCGTCACCGGCACCATCAAGCGCATGGAACGCGGCGACGCCATCGTCGAATCGGGCAAGATCGAAGCGCGCCTGCCGCGCGACCAGATGATCCCGAAGGAAAATCTGCGTATCGGCGACCGCGTGCGTGCCTACATCCTGCGCGTGGACCGCAATATGCGTGGCCCGCAGGTGATCCTGTCGCGCACCGCGCCGGAATTCATCATGAAGCTGTTCGAGCTGGAAGTGCCGGAAATCGAACAGGGCATGCTGGAAATTAAATCGGCCGCCCGCGATGCCGGCGTGCGCGCCAAGATCGCCGTCTACACGGCCGACAAGCGCATCGACCCGATCGGTACCTGCGTCGGCATGCGCGGTTCGCGCGTGCAGGCTGTGACCGGCGAGCTGGGCGGCGAACGCGTCGACATCGTGCTGTGGTCGGAAGACCCGGCGCAGTTCGTCATCGGCGCGCTGGCCCCGGCCAACGTGTCGTCGATCATGGTCGATGAAGAGAAGCACGCGATGGACGTGGTGGTGGACGAAGAAAACCTGGCGATCGCCATCGGCCGCTCGGGCCAGAACGTGCGTCTGGCTTCCGAGCTGACCGGCTGGAAGATCAACATCATGACGGCCGAGGAATCGGCCGACAAGGCAGCCCAGGAAACGGCCGCGATCCGCGCCCTGTTCATGGAAAAACTGGATGTCGACCAGGAAGTGGCCGACATCCTCGTCGAGGAAGGTTTCGCCAGCCTGGAAGAGATCGCCTATGTGCCGATCTCCGAAATGCTGGAAATCGAAGCCTTCGACGAAGACACCGTGAACGAACTGCGTACCCGTGCCCGCGATGCCCTGGTGACCGAGGCGATCGCTTCGGAAGAGGGCCTGGAAGGCATGGAAGAAGCACTGGTTGGCCTGGAAGGCATGGACCGCATCACCGCGGGCAAGCTGGGCCTGGCTGGCATCAAGACCGTCGAACAATTCGCCGGACTGGCCTATGACGAATTCGGCGCCATCCTGGCGTTGTCGTCCGACCGTGCACGCGAACTGATTAATACTGAATTTGCAGATGTGACCGACGATGAAATGAAGCTGGTCGACAGCAAGTACGACGACCGTGCCAAGGCCCTGCAGGCCAAGGCGTGGGCCCTGGCCGAAGCGGCCAAGGCCTGAAGTAGCAGAGCATTCTTATCATCACCGCGACACATAGAAAAGAGGACTGAATGGCGAGTAACAACGTAGCCCAATTTGCCACCGAACTGAAGATGCCTGCAGACTTGCTGCTGACGCAGCTGCGTTCCGCGGGCGTCGACAAGCAGTCGGCGTCAGACCCATTGTCGAAAGATGATAAGGATAAGCTGCTGGAACACCTGCGCCGCACGCACGGCGCAACCGAAGGAACCGAGAAGAAGAAGATCACGTTGACCCGCAAGGAAACCACCGAGATCAAGCAGGCCGACGCCACCGGCAAGTCGCGCACGATCCAGGTCGAGGTGCGCAAGAAGCGCACCTTCGTCCAGCGTGACGACCTGACCACGACGGCAGCTGCCGCCGCGTCCGCGCCGGCACAGGCCCCTGTCATCGACGAAGCCGAACGTGCCCGCCGCGAAGAGGAAGCGCGCCGCCAGTCGGAGCTGATCGCCCGTCAGGAAGCGGAACTGCGCGAGAAGCAGGAACGCCTGGCCAAGCTGGACGCCGAGAAGGAAGCCCAGGCCAAGGCCACGGCTGCCGCCGAGGCGGAAGCGAAGCGCCGTGCCGAGGAGGAGGCCGCGAAAGCCGCCGCCGAGAAGGCCGCCGCCGAGAAAGCCGGTGCGGCGGACGCGCAGAAGGCGGAAGCCGCCGCTGCCGCCGAGAAGAAGCGCCAGGCCGAGGCCGAGGAAGCGAAGAAGAAGGCCGAGGAAGCCGCCAAGGAAGCCGCCGCCCGCGCGGAAGCGACCGAGCGCGCCCGCAAGGCCGTGGCGGACGAAGTGGCCCAGATCAAGGCCATGATGAGCCAGCCGCGCCGCGTCATCAAGGCACCGGAACCGGCGCCTGCGCCGGTCAAGCCGAAAGTGGCGGAAGGCACGCTGCACAAGCCGGCGGACAAGAAGCCGGCCGCCGGCGCGACGACCGCCACGACGGACAAGAAAGACGACAAGAAGGGCGACAAGAAATCGATCAAGTCGGCCAACGTGTCGTCGACCTGGTCGGACGACGCCAAGAAGCGCGGCGCGCCGGGCGGTGGCCTGAAGGGCCGTGGCAATGCCGCGCCGACGGGTCGCGACGGCTGGCGTGGCGCCGGCGGCAAGGGCCGTGGCCGCAACTCGCACGACGACCGCGAATCGAACTTCCAGGCACCGACGGAAGCCATCGT
Coding sequences:
- the rimP gene encoding ribosome maturation factor RimP, whose product is MQLLDLIEKTVGGLGYELVDFERAERGLLRVYIDFPAADAEEKGPITVEDCATVSHQLSHVLTVENVPYERLEISSPGLDRPLRKLSDFERFAGHEAIVKLRMALPGTSNRKSYQGILQQPEGEQLGIEFESKDGPAVLNFTLADMDKARLVPQVDFRSRKA
- the nusA gene encoding transcription termination factor NusA, which translates into the protein MSREVLLLVDALAREKNVDKDVVFGALEFALAQATKKRYEGEVDIRVSIDRDSGEFESFRRWHVVPDEAGLQLPDQEVLLFEAKEQIPDIEVDEYIEEPIESVEFGRRFAQDTKQVVLQRVRDAEREQILADFLERGDSLVTGTIKRMERGDAIVESGKIEARLPRDQMIPKENLRIGDRVRAYILRVDRNMRGPQVILSRTAPEFIMKLFELEVPEIEQGMLEIKSAARDAGVRAKIAVYTADKRIDPIGTCVGMRGSRVQAVTGELGGERVDIVLWSEDPAQFVIGALAPANVSSIMVDEEKHAMDVVVDEENLAIAIGRSGQNVRLASELTGWKINIMTAEESADKAAQETAAIRALFMEKLDVDQEVADILVEEGFASLEEIAYVPISEMLEIEAFDEDTVNELRTRARDALVTEAIASEEGLEGMEEALVGLEGMDRITAGKLGLAGIKTVEQFAGLAYDEFGAILALSSDRARELINTEFADVTDDEMKLVDSKYDDRAKALQAKAWALAEAAKA